Below is a window of Parcubacteria group bacterium DNA.
GTGGCGGAATTTGATGATGTTTTGTTTAGCGGAAAACTTAAAGACGGCGAGGTTTATCCGCAACTCGTGGAAAGCCAATATGGATGGCATATTATAAAATTCATCGAATCGCGAGGAGAGGGAGATAATTTGGAGGTTCATTCCGCCCATATTTTATTTGGCAAACAGCAATCTGATGAGAATGCAACTCAGGAAATGGTAGATGATATAAATAGTCAAAATAAGGCAAAAGCGGAAGAAATATTGAAGCAAGCTCTTGCTGGAGAAGATTTTGCAAAACTTGCCAACGAAAATAGCCAGGATCCGGGAAACAAACCTCAGCAACAATATGTTTCAACCGGACTTTCCGGAAAAAACTTGAAAAGTGCCTCGGTAACTTTTCAAAATCAGGGACTTTCTGAACCGCAAATTTCCATAAAATTTGATGCCGAAGGAACAAAGTTATTTGCCGATATTACCAAGAAGAATTTACAAAAAACAGTTGCTATTTACTTGGATGGCCAAATTGTTAGCGCTCCGAGAGTACAATCAGAAATTACTACTGGAGATGCCGTAATAACCGGAAGTTTTACATTGGATGAAGCAAAAGAATTAGCTCAAAGACTCAACGAAGGAGCTTTACCGGTCAAGCTTACTTTGGATGGGCAGGAAAGTATTGATTCCATCCTGGGAGCTGAGTCGTTGCGTAAAAGCTTGATCGCCGGAATAATCGGCCTTTTGGCAGTGATGGTCTTTATGATAATTTATTATCGATTTCTAGGAGTAATTGCATCGCTGGCTTTGATAACCTATACGGCTTTTATGATTTCAATTATTAAACTTTCCGCTTATTCGCCATGGCAAATAACATTGACTTTATCAGGCATTGCGGGAATCATACTTTCAATCGGTATGGCAGTCGATGCTAATATTTTGATATTTGAAAGAACCAAAGAGGAAATCAGAAGAGGAAGAAATATTTCCAGCGCTATTGAAGAAGGATTCCGGCGCGCTTGGACCTCAATTCGGGATGGAAATCTTTCCACCATCATTACCTCACTCATTTTGATACTTTTCGGAACCGGATTCATTAAGGGATTTGCTGTCACTTTGATTCTTGGTGTT
It encodes the following:
- the secD gene encoding protein translocase subunit SecD, with the protein product AYNFFNKTKVNLGLDLQGGIHLEYKADTSNVDSAKKSEALQGAQDVIERRINAFGVGEPLIQTSHYGTNDYIVVELPGIKDIEEAKKRIQDTPFLEFKEEGASIQTTQGNGGDLGFVKKGTFVAEFDDVLFSGKLKDGEVYPQLVESQYGWHIIKFIESRGEGDNLEVHSAHILFGKQQSDENATQEMVDDINSQNKAKAEEILKQALAGEDFAKLANENSQDPGNKPQQQYVSTGLSGKNLKSASVTFQNQGLSEPQISIKFDAEGTKLFADITKKNLQKTVAIYLDGQIVSAPRVQSEITTGDAVITGSFTLDEAKELAQRLNEGALPVKLTLDGQESIDSILGAESLRKSLIAGIIGLLAVMVFMIIYYRFLGVIASLALITYTAFMISIIKLSAYSPWQITLTLSGIAGIILSIGMAVDANILIFERTKEEIRRGRNISSAIEEGFRRAWTSIRDGNLSTIITSLILILFGTGFIKGFAVTLILGVLVSLFTAIVIVRTTLRFIGTHWLEERMWLVMRNKKNKEE